A window of the Amblyraja radiata isolate CabotCenter1 chromosome 5, sAmbRad1.1.pri, whole genome shotgun sequence genome harbors these coding sequences:
- the LOC116973768 gene encoding histidine-rich glycoprotein encodes MTNYYFHYYYHYCSFYYCRGWEPLHYYYHYCYYYFHYYYHYSYCYFHYYYHYGYFHYYYHYSYYYFHYYYHYSYYYFHYYYHYRYYYFHYYYHYSYYYFHYYYHYSYCYFYYYYHYSYCYFYYYYHYSYYYLYYYYHYSYYYFHYYYHYSYCYFYYYYHYSYYYFHYYYHYSYCYFYYYYHYSYYYFHYYYHYSYCYFHYYYHYSYYYFHYYYHYCYRYFHCHYHYCYCYFHYCYFH; translated from the exons ATGACTAACTACTACTTCCACTACTACTACCACTACTGCTCCTTCTACTactgcaggg gttgggaacccttgcactACTACTACCACTACTGTTACTACTACTTCCATTATTACTACCACTACAGCTACTGCTACTTCCATTACTACTACCACTACGGGTACTTCCATTATTACTACCACTACAGCTACTACTACTTCCATTACTACTACCACTACAGCTACTACTACTTCCATTACTACTACCACTACCGCTACTATTACTTCCATTATTACTACCACTACAGCTACTACTACTTCCATTACTACTACCACTACAGCTACTGCTACTTCTATTACTACTACCACTACAGCTACTGCTACTTCTATTACTACTACCACTACAGCTACTACTACTTATATTACTACTACCACTACAGCTACTACTACTTCCATTACTACTACCACTACAGCTACTGCTACTTCTATTACTACTACCACTACAGCTACTACTACTTCCATTACTACTACCACTACAGCTACTGCTACTTCTATTACTACTACCACTACAGCTACTACTACTTCCATTACTACTACCACTACAGCTACTGCTACTTCCATTACTACTACCACTACAGCTACTACTACTTCCATTACTACTACCACTACTGCTACAGGTACTTCCACTGCCACTACCACTACTGCTACTGCTACTTCCACTACTGCTACTTCCACTAG